The following are from one region of the Paraglaciecola sp. L1A13 genome:
- the accB gene encoding acetyl-CoA carboxylase biotin carboxyl carrier protein gives MDIRKIKKLIELVEESGISELEITEGEESVRIHRSGQPAAQVQYSAPIQHAAPAAAPLVEAVPVVAETSGHRVKSPMVGTFYRSSSPGSKAFAEVGQSVKVGDTLCIIEAMKMMNQIESDKSGVIKEILVDNQEPVEFDQPLFIIE, from the coding sequence ATGGATATACGTAAAATAAAGAAACTCATTGAGTTAGTTGAAGAATCAGGCATTTCCGAGCTTGAAATTACCGAAGGTGAAGAATCTGTGCGCATTCATCGCAGCGGCCAACCGGCAGCTCAAGTACAATATTCTGCGCCTATCCAACATGCTGCACCTGCAGCGGCACCGCTAGTTGAAGCCGTGCCTGTTGTCGCTGAAACTAGTGGCCACCGTGTAAAATCACCTATGGTGGGTACGTTCTACCGTTCATCTTCTCCTGGCTCGAAAGCATTTGCTGAAGTTGGTCAAAGTGTCAAAGTAGGCGACACTTTATGTATTATTGAAGCAATGAAAATGATGAACCAGATTGAGTCAGATAAATCTGGTGTGATTAAAGAGATTTTAGTCGACAACCAAGAGCCGGTTGAATTCGATCAACCCCTATTCATCATTGAATAA